In Besnoitia besnoiti strain Bb-Ger1 chromosome I, whole genome shotgun sequence, the genomic window CTGGCGAAAGGGGAACGTTGCTCGCCAGGGCACTGTCCAACATATACGTGGACGGCGTGAATTCCGCTGGCCGGGGCATATGAGCTGGGCTGTTTGCCCCTGCGGAAAAAGTAGGACTGTACACAGTTCCAAAGTTGGTGTTGGAGGACAGGGCAAACATGGCCGGGGAGCCCATACCGCCCGAGGGCATTAGTTGTTGGGGAGAAGGTAGGAACGGAACCGAGGGTTGAATCGAAGGCGGCAGATGACTTCCACTGTCGTCCATCATCACTGTTGGAGACATCATACCCGCGCCATGGAAGGGGGAGTGCGACGGAGACAAGCTTTCGAATGTGGAGAAAGAGGCCATCGCCGGAGAATCCATGACCCCCTACACGCAAAAGAAACCGTGTGACCACATTATCAGGACATGTATCATATTCGGACGGTGTTTCGGAGCACAACATGAGGTCTGCTTCGCCGAGCACAAAGGCTCAGGCGAGCGCACTAAGTGGCAGCAGTCCGCCTACGCGTGCTGCACTCTGGCGTTCGGTGGCTGATGACACGAAGCAGGACAACAAGGACATATCTCAGGGCTAAACTCCTCTCTGATGGAATCTGAGGAACTATGTCAGTGGTTCAGTGCACCAGTGGTGTTCAGTACAGCTCTGAACAGTTGCAAGTGTGTGTTGGTGGAAGAACTGGAAGCGTTACTTCTCTACGCAGAATCGTCTGATAACAATGCGAAAGAGAGTGCGAACCTGTTCGTTCGATACGAAAGCAGATCCTCCTGCGAACATGATGCCCGACACTTCCACCGTGGCAATGGGGGAGAGGTACAGCTCTTGTGACAGCTCGTCGTCCCCGCCCCAGAAAAAGTGCTGCGCGGAAGCTTGAACCCTTGTAGTTGTCTGACTCTCTTCATGGGCTTCTATGCTTGCCGTGGGTTTCTCATGCGTTCCGTTGTCTGTGGTATTTTCGTGTGACGTCGAACTAATTAGAGTTTCTTCCATATCGTTGTCCTGTCCTTTGTTTGCCACTCCCGGCGGCGCCATTTCTTCTGCTCCGCTATCCACATCCACTTTGTCGGAGTCCCCTGCCCCCGCTGTGGCCTCGGGCCTTTTGTCGTCGCCGCTATCTGATGGATGCTCAGGTAGTACGGGTGGATCATACTCTTCGTCGATGTTGACAGTGCCCTCATGGTTCTTTCCAATCTGCGAGAGTTCTGCGGATGCAGCAGGTGGTAAGGTTTCTCCGCTTTCTGCTGCAAGCGATGACTCCGACGGAGAGGGTGACGAGTCTTCACCGACGGAATTTCCCACGCCTTCACTTCCTGTACGCGGGCTCTCCAGGCTCCCATCAACTGCATCCGAGTTCTCGTCACCCGATGGCGAAATCGGCTCCCGCTCTGCAGACTTTGGTGACAGCGACGAAAGCTCCTCCGCCGATTCAAAGACGTCAACCTCCATGTGGCTGTTCTCCAATGATAGGACATTTGCGCTTGTCTCAGGGATATCGTTTGCTGATGACTCTCCACCAACGGCCTGCGCGAGGTCGTCAGCTGGCACTGTAGTGCTGTTggtctctgctgtctccagAACGTTTTCAGGTCCCTGTGGCTCGGTATCTATGTGTTGGTTGGCGGAGCGTTCGTGTGTCTCCACGTGGTCGATAGAGACTGATGGTGGATGGATATCTACGGTTGCACCACCTGCCGAGAGGACCGTATGCAGATGACTTTGTTCTTCGACTCCCGGTCTGCTTGCCACTTCGCTGGAGGGCTTCGCCTCCGGTGCGTTCTTTGACTCGACACTGTCATTCCTCTCTGTTTGCTGTGTCTCTACTGTCAGGTCCGGGCAGGATTCATCGCCAGATTGAACGTTTTCATTCCCGTTTCGTGCTCGGCAAGCTTCTCTGCCCACTTCTTGCGGGGCTGTCTGAAGCGTTCTACCTAGATGCTTGCGCATAGAGTCTACACGGGCATCAGCTGAGGCACATAAACCTGCCAACAGCAAAACCGTGAAGAGCACCAAGTATGCTTCCAAACGCAGCCGGTGCATCATGAACGGCTCAGGAGAACGTGACATCACACAAACCTGTAAATGGTGAATGCGTCAAAGGCTAGTTTACCGACCGCACTGAAGGAGCCAAAATTCGCATCAAATGCACCTCGGCGCACACGTGTCACTATTTGGCCACAGATTGCCGTGTATGCCTCTCCTGAGTGTTACCATAACCTAAGGTCGAAACCACAGAAGTTCGTCAGGCGGGGCGACACAGCAATGCCACCAACGAGGAAAGTTAAGCCTCGACAGCACAGTAAGACTACGCCGTTGTGCCGATTGTCACTCGAAAAGTATATGGTGTCCTTCCTTGGAGACAATATCAACTTTCAAGACTGTATGCAGCGCCACTGACAAGACATTCGAAAACGTGACTGAGGAAGGCGATAAAACCGGGCGTGAAAGGTTTTTGCTGCGTTCGTCCTTGCCCGCATTGCGGGGTCGTATAAACCGTCAAACACGGAACTTCTGCCACCTTGGTAGTAGCTACTCAGTCTTTGCATACTATCGACAAGCCTGTTCCAAAAATGGGTGCATCTCTCcagttttctttctcttgcgTTCTGAACGGAGGACTGGCGTCGCCGACCGTCTCGAATCTCAACAGGAGAGTCTGCACGCTTCGCCCGGTCTGCAAAATACGATGAGGATACAGTCTCGAAGGGAGAAAACAACTAACTGTTCTTTCTCGCAGGTCCGTATTTGCCTGCAAGTGGCAGAACTCAGGGGCTACTTTTTCGCGGAACTCCCGAGCAGCTGGAATGCGACAGCCTGGTGATGCTGCATCACTGACGTCGACCGGAGAAGCGCCCCGAGCTGCTCTGGGCACATACCAGAGACCTGAATAATGTATTAGAAGGCtagaaaacgaagaaagcTAGCGCGAGCAGCTAAGGTATAGCAAAGACATTATGTAAGCTCATTCTCGCTTGAGTTCGGCTGCCGAGCTCGTCAGGACCGCACCATAGCTCGAGGAAGCTGAAGGAGGCCTCCGGATGTCCCCCCTGGTGACAAAATGTGTAGATACTTATTACATTGTCATTTCATATCGAGGAGCATTGGAGTGGCGGGAGGTCTATGCTGGCCGGATGAATCGTTGAGTCGTTATAAACGGGGTAGCTGCTTTGGGACAGGCCCTCTTCACAGCCGAGCAAAGCCAAAACCAACCAATCACACTAAAGGGACATTCTTAAACATTTTTGTTTGTACCTTTGTTCATGCTCTCAATGACATCCGTTGAAAAGAAGAGACCTCTGTCGTGTCACTAATTGCAAATCCGGTGCATTTCCACTCTCAAGAAACAATGCTGCCAAGCGGGGATGAGTTAAAGCCGACAGAACTGCTTACCGCGGGAACCGCACCAACAAAAGGAGTGACCTGGGCACCCAGCTTCTCCTGTTTGCTTCCAGCAAGACTGTTTCTGCGTTTTGCCGTTTTCGTGATGCTTCCACTGTCAGGCGGATCATTGATGAATCTCGGACACCTCGCTCGTTCTCTTGCGGCGACGCCCAAAACGCAGACTGCGAGCAGTGTGGGGGCTGACGACACGATCGAGTTTGAGAACGACAGAACATCCACGTTGTCTCAGTTCAATCCAGTTGCCGAAGGGCCGTTGGAGATCAATCCGCTTGCTCCGTCGTCCGCCAATCAAAAGCTCGCTCCAGGGTCACTGTCGATATCTTCACCGAGTCCTCCGCAAGGAGCTACTCTGCTGTACATTACTGAGACCGTGGCGACGGATGCTGCACAGATGCGCTCTCGACCGACAGTTGTAGACGTTTACATTGCAGCATTCAACGATACCATGTACAACGATCATTCTGACCGTATGATTGTCAGCGTGTTTTACGGAAATGGAACTGCTGGAGACACGGTGACGGCCCACTTGCAAAACTCACCGGCTGAAGGCGTCTGGAAAAGACCGTTCCCTATGCATCAGAACAACGATTCTCCCATTCGTCGAGGCTTTGATCTTGCAGGGCCAGCAGCCAGAGCGGGACTAGATAAGCATCGTGTACAAATGTCAACGCCAAAGCGCGGGCAGTCTGCGCCAGAATATGTGAATGGCCAAATAAAGCGGCACTCTGATCAAGGGCACGGGCATGGATCACGCGGCAAAAACTCTAGTTTAAACGACagcccgcgccgacgcgggcgggCCCTGCGTCGTCGAAATGGAAGCCAAACCACTGCATACATTCAGTTCCAGCCTGCGTACGGACAAGACCTCCACACATTCGTACATATTGCCGCGGGGAAGGTCGAGGCTGAACTAGTCGCACAGATTTTGTTAAACCCCACACCTGAGGGTGATATTTGGATACGAAACGTGCTTGAGATACCACACGCATTCCGCAAATGGGTGAATTCTGATTATGCGCCGCTCTGGGATCCTGAGTTTATTGTAACAGGAGACTACTGGAGCTCAACGTTGACTCCTTGGGTAAGTGCACACGGTGAGAGTACCACACTTACACTTGGCTCTCTTTCAGGTGTCTGATCGCGAAGAACACTGCCTTAAACTTACTCGAGTTATGGTATGATTACGCGTGTTTGCAGTTCAATACGACTTCAATACCGCTAAGCCGTGGGACGTACGTGATGGCAGAAGGCTTCTACAAGCAAAGACACTGGCGGTAACCCAAGCTGAGTGTGCCCGTCTGGCTGATCAGGATGCTTAACCAGAATGATGTGCAATTTTCAAAACGTCTTTGACTCGAGGGCAACCGCGTGGCAGTGCACACTTTTTCAATGGATGGGAGCCGGCTCCAAGCGTGAGTGTGGCCCATCATCAGAAGAATTCTGAGTTTGGTGTTGAACGACCACAACTATTTTGTATGTATACGTCAGTGATTTACTGGGTAGCCTCCCCCATTCACCGTTACAGAGCTCCGTGAATGAATGCCATAACCAAGCACAGTCGCCACGGTTGAGACGATGTGTTGAAGGATGCTTGCTTTCCGTCGTGCGATAAACCCAGACATCAGCACGTGTCGCTCAAGATTCTATCGCGCTGTCACCAGGAAATGCGGGGGGTGCGGTAGCGGGACTCAGTCGGTATCTGGCGCCCTTGTGCTGCGTGCGCCAAGTCAGAACCCTGATAACGAATCATTTCTTTGCTGAATCCTGCGACACGTAAATTCTTGCAAAGGGCAAAGAATCCAGTTGGGGGCGGTCAGGTGTATGGGCAGGCATGAACCCGCTGCGTCGTGGCACAAAACGTTCGATCGCCTTCTGCTTTCCACTCTTTCAAAAATTTTTGAGTGTCGATCACCCGGCTTGGCACCAGCACAATGGCAAACACAATTGATTTGGAGGCCGCAAGGCGGCAAACAGAAGAGCTTATGAGGCTGTACACTGTTTGGGCAGAAAAAACGTCTCACCTTACTCACAATGTAGCAAAGCTCACTGACAAAGTCGCGGGCACGAGACAACAGCTCCAGCTTCAAGCAGACGGTAAAGCGATGACTACTAATGTTGCCTTCACAAACACGATCATCCTGTTGCAGCGTGGCGCCCACTACAATCTACCCTGGAACAACGGACAAACCAAACTTCGAAGGCGATCTCATCTTTGCAAGAGTAAGCCACCAAAGAAGATACTGGCGTGAACCTGTTCAGCCGAGCGCCAGGTTTCAACAGTACCAGGAAACCATCAAGCGCTACACCTCTGAGACAGAATCGGCCGAAGCACATGCAGCAAAACGTAAGGACCGCGTAGCTTCAATCTCGTTTCTCAGCAGCGTCTGAATTTTCGGATCAAGGTAACGTGGCGCTGGCCACGCAACTGATACGCAGCCGCGGAGTAGCGGCGGAGCGCGAAGCCGCCTATAAGCGACTAAAGGCAAGCATGTAGACGTTATTTGTTGGCAAGTACCGGTACGAATGTACGCGCGATCAGGCAGAGAAAGAATCAAAAGTGACTATGCGTTCCAGGCAAATCGTAGACCGAAAGGCGCAACTAACTGAGGCAACAGAGAGTGCTCGCCGCTTGCGGACAGCCATTGCATCACTGAAAAGTGACAAACAGCTGCTGCAAAGAGAGTTTGATGACGAAACTGAGCGTCTCGAATTGCAGTTTCGAGAGGCCGAAAACAGCAGACGTCGACAACTTGAGCAGTCTAGTGGCCCTGCCGTCATACGGAAGCTAGACGAAGAAATTGAAGCACTAGAACTAGTGAGTGGGCAATCGCTATGTTCATTGTCGGTGCAAAATCTAACTCACTCGAACAGAAGAAACGCTTCCTcgccagagagaaagagTCCCTTCGTCCTCGATCAAATGCTACGAAAAAGATCACCACCTGCGTGCCTCCACTACAGTGCAGGCCACAAACAAGCAAGAAATCCATTTACGAGCTACTTTCTACAGCAGTAAAGGAAACTGCATCACAATGAGCTAATTACGTTCATACGCGGTACTCCCTGAGAACTGAAaactcgcctgcgtcgcacGGCATGGCGCTGTGTTACGGCCCTACCCTTGTCATGCTGAAACTGGAAGGCTGGAAGCAGTAAGAAGCTACTGTAAACTCGGAGCCAAGGTCTCACAGGCGACCGTGAGATGAAGTAGCGAAGTCTGCACAAATCCGGCGTTCCTACTGCCAAATTACCATGAAGTCGTGCTCTGCATTGCATTCGTGTGGTGGGCCGTCTCGAGGGTGGATGCGGCTGCGCTGGATTCCAGGACAAGCCCTGTCAACCACCACGGAGGGGCTCGTGGCCGTTGGTTTAAGAAGGTTTAAAAAATACCGAGTATGAAGGGTGGCACCACTCCCGAGTTACGTAACCCAATCGATTGACCTGAAACAAAGAAACTTCTGTGGGGCGGCGTTTTCACCCCTGATTAAGAGACCTGACAGTCGACTCGCCGCAGATCGGCATTTACCATTGATCGTGCACAAGGCCAGCTCTACTCGAGGGCAGCTGAGCGCGCTATCAGCTTTCTCGCTCGCACCATTCAGGTGTGCTTCATGATCAAGAGGACGAGCTGAAACAGTGGATCAAACACGCGCAAAACAAAATCGGCGATACCTCGAGCTCCCACAGTGGTCCATCCACCTCAATCACCGCAGCATTCTTAGGAGGTGCGGACGTCTATAGATATGTCGCTTCCCGCCAAGAGCAGGAGGGAGGCACGACTTACCAAAAAGAAAATAGTGATGACTAGGAACATGATGCACTTCGCAGCACGTCCACTCCGTTGGTTCTCTTCCGCCTTCCGAAGCTGCACGTTGGCTTGTGTCGTGTTCTCGAGTACTTGTTCAACATTGTAGTCGATGCGGTCAAGTATCGTGCCCTGCATGAAAGCAGTCATCCGTCAAAGAAGCCGGCACCGCATTTCAGCCCCGCGGCCACATAGCCTCCGCCGTATAAATCCAGAGGGAGTCCGAACTTACCTGATCGATGACAAGATTGGAGAGGTCCTTGAAGATCTGGTGGAGATCCGTGACAGACTGAGCAATCTTAGCCAATTCCTGAAGAACCAAACGTAGAGCATGAACAACCTCGTCGCTCCGGGACTCAAAACACCGCATGtctggcgcgggcgccgcagcagtgTAGTAACAATACTGCGACACCCCCCTTCGCTCCCGGCGGCAATCCTAGACGTCACAGAAAAACAGGGCTCTCCGCTCGCCATATATGTCTCGAAAGCAACCTTGCACAGTAGTTGTAGTCGTTCCGAGTCGATGCAAACAGGTGATTCTGTGGAGACACTCAATCTGCATGACGCTGCTTACTCCTTGCCGCAAGTCTGCGTCCTGTTCCATCATGGCAAGCTCGGACATCATATCGTCGCCAAAGCCCTGCACGCAGAGAGGTAGACGACCGACGCATCCAACGTAAATACCCGCGGCTTCTCTCGGTGAGCCGTCTAAAGAACATCAATGCCACAGCGGCGTTTCCGCGGTCTTGGCAACTCAACCCCGCGTTGGCATACATTGGTAGGCCCCGAACTCCACACTCCAAGGCGGTTGCGATGGAGCGCCATGATTACCGGATCTGCTGACGAggcgccgtccgccgtcCCAAAAATGTCCTCTCCTTGAGTTCTACGCTTGACCTCTGCGCCACACACAAGTCCGCAGCACGCCGCCCGTTTACGCGATGGTATCTCGGCATGACTAGAGGCTCTCgttgcgtcgcctcgccgcagatGCACCCAGGGCTACAAAGAACCCCAGACGGCCTTTCGAAGAGCGGAGTGCGTGTGGCACACTGGAGAGCAGGTTTACAACGCGTTTGTCGCGAAGACGCAAGCCAGCCGCATGCGAGTCACAAGCCGACGAAACTGCCCGAAACTGCCACACACAGAATAACAGAGGCTACGGCGGGTCTCGGGCGACAGAGGGTCGTTGCCCCCTCGACGGAGGCGCAGTTGCGGGGGAAGCGGCGCCCAGAGGAAGGCTGGCTGGCTGCATGTTCTGAAAACTTCTAACCGGCAGCAAAATCGCCCCGACGTACACTCCCGAGCCTCCGAAGCGCCTGTCCAGCTACCTGCAAGATACGTTTTCTGCTGGCTTCGAAATGCCGCattcagcgcctgcagctgcgccgcgatgCTCCGCTGGGCGTTTCGCTGCAGAAGTTGGTCGGACCGCGTGTCGCTGTCCGGCGTGCTTGTTTCACAGATTTGCTGAATGCGTCTTTCACAGCGTTTAAACAGCTGCGCACACACACCCCATCCACCGCAAGGCTGTTCAGTTGTCTGAAGGCCGCTGCTCGGCGCTCACCAGCCCACTCCCACCGTGACTGCTTCAACttccggcggagacagcaggatgccagcgacagcagatgcaggcacagaaaaaacagatcgtcaggcgctgcgggcctcgcgaGACAGCACACCCCGTCCCCGAAACACGCAAACACCTCGTCGCAATCGTACTTCAAAAGACCATCAGATGCACACGAGCGATACATGCGGAGAGAAACCTGGCAAGCTCTGTCGCGGTTCTGACCGCGCCCGGCCCTTACGTGCGTCAGGTTGGCTGTCAGGGCATCGATCTCGCGATCCGGACTGTGGCCTTCGCCGTCATCGAAGACCTTGAGcagcctccgctgctgcgctttCTGCAGCTGAGACACTGAGCACACCCGCACAATCTACCGCCAAGCCGTTTGCTTCGGGAGATGTCTTCACACTGACGTTGCGGGCCCCCACATCAAACACATATCACGCAGTACGAAGAAAACAGCAATACTAAGTGCGAAAAAAACAGGCACACCTACGCCAAGTGCTCTGTTGCAACAAAAAAAGCTCAGCCGCCAGTGGCCATGCGTGCGAACCGAACCCTCCACTAGTCTGTTTACGACGGTGCAAAAAATCttgcgcctgtcgcctcgcaAATCGACGGCATTCTGAGCCCTCCACCACCGCGCGAAGTGTGCAACGAGATAATCGAAAGAAAAACTTGAGCGGAGTCGCGATGCGTCGGCTATTCCGGATCAGCCGAAAGCTCTTCACATGCAGACGCGTGTGCCCTCTCGCGTGTCGTGGGTTCGACGCGTGACGAAAAGTCCCGAAACAAACTCAACGGCTCACTTTTCTCTTTAATTTGCTCGACGTCGTCATGCGCCTCTTCCACCATATCCGCCTGCGCACAGATGAAAGCGACTGAGAAACACTCGCGAACATAGACCTACTAgtggcgcggagagacacaAACCGTCTTCTCGACACGCTCTTCATTCTTGAGACAAGACAAAAAAAAAATTGCCCTAGGCCTGCGTGAGGAAGTAACCTGTCTGCGCTGTCGAACGAACTCTGCTGGGACATCTACTTTCTATCGCTGATCCGCCGCCGTTGGAGAGACTGGCGGCTGAGAAGAGACAAAAGACTTACCCAGAGAGGAGGCAATTGCTGCTGAAACGTCGAAGTCATCTCAACACCATCTTCATCATCAGAGTGATGAGACAGAAGACGCTGCTGGCCTGCTAGAAAACTCCAGAAAAAACACTCGAAAAAACGGTTAAACAGTCGTCTTACGCAGGCTAGAGAGAAAACTGGCGCCCACGTCCAACGCTACACATGCGTCCGCAGGCCTCGGAAGTCTCCGTGTGTGTCCTTTCTTTCTCCTGTGGCGTGCTATCTGCCTCGCGCACCAGAACCCCGACGCTGCGcccagagagagcgcgactTACCGCGCACATTGTCCGGCGAATGAATGACAGCATTTCCGGAgaagcctgcagcgccgcctaGAAGGCTTTTGCCGAAGCGATGCCTTTTGCTTTTCACCTCCATGCGATACTTGAGAAACTGCGAGGTGATGTTCCTCGCGGCGAGTGACGTCGCCATGGTGACTGGCTCGAGTTTAGTTGAGTCGCATGAAATAAAAATTGGCGACACTTCTGAAAAAACGTCCTGCCACTTCCCTGAGCTGGCGCTTGCGACATAATCCCTTGAACCGGGGCCTCGGA contains:
- a CDS encoding hypothetical protein (encoded by transcript BESB_005360), which translates into the protein MANTIDLEAARRQTEELMRLYTVWAEKTSHLTHNVAKLTDKVAGTRQQLQLQADGKAMTTNVAFTNTIILLQRGAHYNLPWNNGQTKLRRRSHLCKTASEFSDQGNVALATQLIRSRGVAAEREAAYKRLKASM
- a CDS encoding hypothetical protein (encoded by transcript BESB_005340) — encoded protein: MRKHLGRTLQTAPQEVGREACRARNGNENVQSGDESCPDLTVETQQTERNDSVESKNAPEAKPSSEVASRPGVEEQSHLHTVLSAGGATVDIHPPSVSIDHVETHERSANQHIDTEPQGPENVLETAETNSTTVPADDLAQAVGGESSANDIPETSANVLSLENSHMEVDVFESAEELSSLSPKSAEREPISPSGDENSDAVDGSLESPRTGSEGVGNSVGEDSSPSPSESSLAAESGETLPPAASAELSQIGKNHEGTVNIDEEYDPPVLPEHPSDSGDDKRPEATAGAGDSDKVDVDSGAEEMAPPGVANKGQDNDMEETLISSTSHENTTDNGTHEKPTASIEAHEESQTTTRVQASAQHFFWGGDDELSQELYLSPIATVEVSGIMFAGGSAFVSNEQGVMDSPAMASFSTFESLSPSHSPFHGAGMMSPTVMMDDSGSHLPPSIQPSVPFLPSPQQLMPSGGMGSPAMFALSSNTNFGTVYSPTFSAGANSPAHMPRPAEFTPSTYMLDSALASNVPLSPGFQAAPPRGSFLGMRMPLTGLSPRTVFQDGTHDSISSGSGQSIVSLPPVAQELSGIGIEGSAEMSSEVHSGFFPSVDPTTRSGYRMSALGSSRPLSSVDILLPHKPLSSSFSTVSIGSQTETYNSDSGINPGTTPDINSPFRATEAWNAWSPSRVRDPFND
- a CDS encoding SNARE domain-containing protein (encoded by transcript BESB_005370) — protein: MATSLAARNITSQFLKYRMEVKSKRHRFGKSLLGGAAGFSGNAVIHSPDNVRGQQRLLSHHSDDEDGVEMTSTFQQQLPPLWADMVEEAHDDVEQIKEKMSQLQKAQQRRLLKVFDDGEGHSPDREIDALTANLTHLFKRCERRIQQICETSTPDSDTRSDQLLQRNAQRSIAAQLQALNAAFRSQQKTYLAEVKRRTQGEDIFGTADGASSADPGFGDDMMSELAMMEQDADLRQGELAKIAQSVTDLHQIFKDLSNLVIDQGTILDRIDYNVEQVLENTTQANVQLRKAEENQRSGRAAKCIMFLVITIFFLLVLLIMKHT
- a CDS encoding hypothetical protein (encoded by transcript BESB_005350) codes for the protein MLPLSGGSLMNLGHLARSLAATPKTQTASSVGADDTIEFENDRTSTLSQFNPVAEGPLEINPLAPSSANQKLAPGSLSISSPSPPQGATLLYITETVATDAAQMRSRPTVVDVYIAAFNDTMYNDHSDRMIVSVFYGNGTAGDTVTAHLQNSPAEGVWKRPFPMHQNNDSPIRRGFDLAGPAARAGLDKHRVQMSTPKRGQSAPEYVNGQIKRHSDQGHGHGSRGKNSSLNDSPRRRGRALRRRNGSQTTAYIQFQPAYGQDLHTFVHIAAGKVEAELVAQILLNPTPEGDIWIRNVLEIPHAFRKWVNSDYAPLWDPEFIVTGDYWSSTLTPWFNTTSIPLSRGTYVMAEGFYKQRHWR